The following are encoded in a window of Sorex araneus isolate mSorAra2 chromosome 11, mSorAra2.pri, whole genome shotgun sequence genomic DNA:
- the ZNF488 gene encoding zinc finger protein 488, translating to MAASPGTLRSPSAENQPQLREPVQGKGHKPVLERTNCLGSETAIGSESPDIVCAELALLASPDKLRTEKPLSPQGCWDEGQSAFKEVPQHKQRLGNWQFQERECDGPPQLIQDFPRDPGDSKVFSMWPSRAQREQRSAFSKPTRCPAGRPGPASSVFQAGGTLGELLELINEVDRSCWGSLSNSKLLVSGIWNVQTLPQITPLCSAFQGAPILWLRHTPEQMAAPLLSSSSPSWVFLPPTFTSLNLSTQNWCAKCNLSFHLTSDLVLHMRSHHKKKQAGPDQHTKLREEYLACPICHEYFREHHHLSRHLTSHS from the coding sequence ATGGCTGCAAGCCCAGGGACTCTGAGAAGCCCATCAGCTGAAAACCAACCGCAGCTCCGTGAACCTGTGCAGGGCAAAGGCCACAAACCTGTGCTGGAGAGAACAAACTGCCTGGGATCTGAGACTGCCATTGGCAGTGAGAGCCCGGATATAGTCTGTGCTGAGCTGGCACTGTTAGCATCCCCAGACAAGCTCCGAACAGAAAAGCCACTGTCCccccagggatgctgggatgaAGGGCAGAGTGCCTTCAAGGAGGTGCCTCAGCACAAACAGAGGCTGGGGAACTGGCAGTTCCAGGAGAGGGAGTGTGATGGCCCCCCACAGCTGATTCAGGACTTCCCCAGGGACCCGGGTGATAGCAAAGTCTTTTCCATGTGGCCTAGTAGAGCCCAAAGGGAGCAGAGAAGTGCTTTCAGCAAACCAACCAGGTGCCCAGCAGGGAGGCCTGGACCAGCCTCCTCTGTTTTCCAGGCAGGGGGCACCCTGGGGGAGTTGCTGGAACTCATCAATGAAGTGGACAGGTCTTGTTGGGGGTCACTTTCAAATTCCAAGCTCTTAGTGAGTGGTATCTGGAATGTGCAAACGTTGCCCCAAATTACTCCTCTCTGCAGTGCTTTCCAGGGTGCACCAATACTGTGGCTTAGGCACACCCCAGAACAGATGGCCGCCCCATTATtgtcctcctcttctccttcttggGTCTTCTTGCCACCCACCTTCACCTCCCTGAACTTGTCCACCCAGAACTGGTGTGCCAAATGCAACCTCTCCTTCCACCTGACCTCTGACCTCGTGCTCCATATGCGTTCCCACCACAAGAAGAAGCAGGCAGGTCCTGACCAACACACAAAACTGAGAGAAGAGTACCTCGCATGCCCTATTTGCCATGAGTACTTCCGGGAGCATCATCATCTCTCCCGGCACCTGACTTCTCACAGCTGA